The following proteins are encoded in a genomic region of Arachis stenosperma cultivar V10309 chromosome 4, arast.V10309.gnm1.PFL2, whole genome shotgun sequence:
- the LOC130974492 gene encoding dirigent protein 16-like, whose product MESLSNHSISVKTKNDVVFEEVTKSTSEILGNKMLIRSLFTASMAMLITVAKWEVIGVSAIDPIATTGKEAMIELYMHDIQGGSSPIARPVTGLLGNIYSGQVPFAMPIGFNIPQGQNAVPNANGALPTVNGVFGIPLGTGLAGTSFAGDSGNNNNQNNAQLQLGPDGLGLGFGTITVIDDVLTAQPELESQIVGKAQEVYVASLADRSRQMMTFTALFEGREYGDSLNFYGLYKIESAMSQLSVIGGTGKFKNASGFAELRALIPPGQVSTDGVETLLRITVHLNY is encoded by the exons ATGGAATCACTTTCAAACCATTCTATTTCAGTGAAGACCAAAAACGATGTAGTTTTTG aagaagttacaaaatCTACATCTGAAATACTTGGAAACAAGATGTTGATAAGATCATTATTTACAGCTTCAATGGCAATGTTAATTACCGTTGCTAAATGGGAAGTGATTGGTGTATCCGCAATTGACCCGATTGCAACCACAGGAAAAGAAGCAATGATTGAGTTGTACATGCATGACATTCAAGGAGGAAGCAGCCCAATAGCTAGGCCGGTTACCGGCTTGCTGGGCAACATTTACAGCGGGCAAGTGCCTTTTGCGATGCCAATAGGATTCAACATCCCGCAAGGTCAGAATGCTGTCCCCAATGCCAATGGTGCTCTTCCAACTGTCAATGGAGTATTCGGGATCCCACTTGGAACCGGCTTGGCTGGTACGAGCTTTGCAGGAGACTCAGGCAACAATAACAACCAGAATAATGCCCAGTTGCAGTTAGGACCTGATGGTTTGGGACTTGGTTTCGGCACAATCACTGTAATTGATGATGTTTTAACGGCTCAACCAGAGCTGGAGTCACAAATAGTTGGGAAAGCTCAAGAAGTGTATGTGGCGAGTTTGGCAGATCGGAGTAGACAGATGATGACATTTACCGCCTTGTTCGAAGGAAGGGAGTATGGAGACAGCCTTAACTTCTATGGCCTGTACAAGATAGAGAGCGCCATGTCGCAGTTATCAGTGATCGGGGGCACAGGGAAGTTCAAGAACGCAAGCGGTTTTGCAGAGCTCAGAGCTCTTATCCCCCCTGGACAGGTTTCCACTGATGGAGTAGAGACATTGCTAAGGATCACTGTCCATTTGAACTACTAA